The Flavobacterium commune genome contains a region encoding:
- a CDS encoding DUF3341 domain-containing protein — MSSSKVIYAIYNDDDVLMNAVKKTRAAHHHIEDVFSPFPVHGLDKAMGIAPTRLAICAFLYGCVGISVATFMMSYIMIHDWPQDIGGKPSFSYIQNMPSFVPIMFEMTVFFAAHLMVITFYMRSRLWPFKEAENPDVRTTDDHFLMEVAIKDNEEELVSFFKSTGAVEVKVIEKN; from the coding sequence ATGAGTAGTAGTAAAGTAATATACGCCATTTATAATGACGATGATGTATTGATGAATGCGGTTAAGAAAACCAGAGCAGCTCATCATCATATTGAAGATGTTTTTTCTCCATTCCCTGTTCATGGTTTGGATAAAGCTATGGGAATAGCACCTACTAGATTAGCAATTTGTGCATTCTTATATGGATGTGTTGGTATTTCTGTTGCCACTTTCATGATGAGTTATATTATGATTCATGACTGGCCACAAGACATTGGAGGAAAACCTAGTTTTAGTTATATCCAAAATATGCCATCTTTTGTGCCAATTATGTTTGAGATGACTGTATTTTTTGCAGCTCACTTAATGGTTATTACTTTTTATATGAGAAGTAGATTGTGGCCTTTTAAAGAAGCTGAAAATCCTGATGTAAGAACTACTGATGATCATTTCTTAATGGAAGTAGCTATTAAAGACAATGAGGAAGAATTAGTTTCTTTTTTCAAAAGTACAGGTGCTGTAGAAGTTAAAGTAATAGAAAAGAATTAA
- a CDS encoding c-type cytochrome: protein MKRVYKITLLLGITILVASCHNDKEPNYQYFPNMYESVGYETYSESKAFPDGKEGLLPAEGSINRGFEPYEYPNTTEGYELAKANLKSPLDSLDRNSDKGKELFDIYCISCHGATGNGKGKLVEREKFLGVPSYADREITEGSIFHVQTYGLNSMGSHANQLSVHERWLIADYVLKLKSQL from the coding sequence ATGAAAAGGGTATATAAAATAACACTATTGTTAGGCATAACTATTTTAGTAGCTTCATGTCATAATGATAAAGAGCCGAATTATCAGTATTTTCCAAATATGTATGAGTCAGTAGGCTATGAAACTTATTCAGAATCTAAAGCTTTTCCTGATGGTAAAGAAGGTTTACTTCCTGCTGAAGGAAGTATTAACAGAGGTTTTGAACCTTATGAGTATCCAAATACTACGGAAGGTTATGAATTAGCTAAAGCAAATTTAAAATCACCATTGGATTCATTAGATAGAAATTCTGATAAAGGAAAAGAACTTTTCGATATCTATTGTATTAGTTGTCATGGTGCAACTGGTAATGGTAAAGGAAAATTAGTTGAGAGAGAGAAATTCCTGGGAGTACCTAGTTATGCTGACAGAGAAATTACTGAAGGAAGTATATTTCACGTTCAGACTTATGGTTTAAATTCAATGGGTTCTCATGCCAATCAATTAAGTGTTCATGAACGTTGGTTAATTGCTGACTATGTTCTTAAACTTAAAAGCCAATTATAA